Part of the Sodalinema gerasimenkoae IPPAS B-353 genome is shown below.
AGATAGCAATCGAAGATTGACTTAGGACTTGCTCGTTGGGAAAGACTTCCCCACCTAATTGCTAGCCTGCCTATTGCCTGTTGCCTTCTCTTCCCTACTGCCCACTGCCTACTGCCTACTGCCTACTGCCTTCTTCTCCCCCATTTTGTGTCCTATTCAGACCAATTTTTGCTAAGAATAGGCCGAGCTGCCCAACAAACAACTGATTTTGTCAACGATCTCAATCACATCAAAATCCCTACATTATCACCGGCACTTGTGTCAATAATCACGCGCAATCTTTACACAATCTTTATATAAGAGGTTATAATTTCCACGTAGGGTTTACACAATCTTTAACAACCATGTCCTCTACCTCTCCCAGCCTGGATTATTCCCTAGAACACGTGGTTGAACGAATCTGCGCCTTTCGTCAAATCACTCCCGTGGATCGGCATCTGCTGACCCATGTCCTTACCAATCGCGCTTACTTTGGTCGTCGCGAACAAAGTCTTGTCGATCGCGTCTTCGACGGAATCCATGATGGCAATATCTGGATCGTGGATACGTAACACCTGAGTGTTTGCGATTATGGGTGTTCCATTCACGATTTACGATTTACACTACGCCGGTTGTAGTAGCCAGAGTCCTGTATACGTGTGTCCCGAGTCATCCGGCTCGATAACCAAAAAATGGAGTCCTTTCGCGTCTTTTTGGCGTTGATAGTAGAGTCGCGCTGCTGCTTGGACTTCTGCATCATCGAAAGTCGCCAGAACCCAACGATCGGCTAATCCCGCTTCTAAAATTAGACCATCTGGGGCCCCAGGAATATAATTGACCGCCACAGGCGTGATACTCTCAAGCCATTGCGCCAACTGTAGAGATTTGCGTCCCCCGTCAATAATCAGTCCAGGGAGGGATTGAGTTGAGGCTAAGCCAAGGCGAAGGGGATGGAGATCCGGGGGGAGCGATCGCACCCGCATCGGATGGGCCGCAAAACTATCTAACTCCGCCACCGGGAGCGTTGCAAACCGCCAGCGATCGCCCCATAAGTGGTTCGCCACCGGAACCGGGGCCGGACGAGGAACTGCCAGAGGTTGATAGGCATCGGAGGTATACCCCGGTAACTCCTGATACACCGCCACCCGATCTAACAGCCAGCGTTTGAGGGTGTCCGTCCGTCGCGTCGCCACTGCCGTGATTCCCAGTTTCCGGGCCGCCTCCTGAATTAAACTTAGGGATTCGGGCCGGAACGTGGCCAAGACCTGGGGAAGAGGGCGATCGAGACTCTGCAACTGCTGCACAAGCCAATCCGAACTCGCTTGGGATTGCGGACACCAACGTTGAAAGCGAAACTCAAAGGGGCGATCGCACCCCAATAACTCCCATAACACCTCTCCCTCTTCATTACGCAGAGGACGACGAAAAAAATCGAGTTCCCAAACAGACATAAACCCTTAACAATAAACACCGTACAGCGGACAGAGAGACAAGGAGGCTAGAGGGTAATCGGCGATTCCACATACACCGTCGGTTCCTGAGATGAGAACGTGATCCCAAACTGACTGAGTTTTCCCGAAATCGTCTGATTCGCCAACTCTAACAACCGTTTGCGCAATTCAATCGAGTTCTCATTCGATCCCAAAATAAAGAACGTCACCCGGGCCTGAGTACTCTGGCCCTCATCATCTTGACTAAAGCTGAGACTGGTACTCCCAGGATCAATCCCAAACACCGAATTGGTGCTTTCCGTCACCACCTCTCGCACTAA
Proteins encoded:
- a CDS encoding Tab2/Atab2 family RNA-binding protein, yielding MSVWELDFFRRPLRNEEGEVLWELLGCDRPFEFRFQRWCPQSQASSDWLVQQLQSLDRPLPQVLATFRPESLSLIQEAARKLGITAVATRRTDTLKRWLLDRVAVYQELPGYTSDAYQPLAVPRPAPVPVANHLWGDRWRFATLPVAELDSFAAHPMRVRSLPPDLHPLRLGLASTQSLPGLIIDGGRKSLQLAQWLESITPVAVNYIPGAPDGLILEAGLADRWVLATFDDAEVQAAARLYYQRQKDAKGLHFLVIEPDDSGHTYTGLWLLQPA